The following coding sequences lie in one Sorex araneus isolate mSorAra2 chromosome 4, mSorAra2.pri, whole genome shotgun sequence genomic window:
- the BICDL2 gene encoding BICD family-like cargo adapter 2 isoform X1, whose translation MSSPAGLLSGAASPSGEDGFFPFVMERRDSFLGGGPGPEEPADLALQLQQKEKDLLLAAELGKMLLERSEELQRRLEALSAQHAEREERLQQENHELRRGLEARGAEWEARAVELEGDVEALRAQLGEQRSEQQDSGRERARALGELSEQNLRLSQQLAQASQTEQELQRELDGLRGQCQAQALAGAELRARLESLQGENQMLQSRRQDLEAQIRGLREEVEQGQGRLRANHEELLLLRRERREHTLELERARAEAGEALSALRRLQRRVSELEEESRLQEADVSGASLQSELAHSLDGEQAQAQGAEGRASPPTTPSPETQEPCASEPPRKRASLSPGEVLEEKEAEVALLQDEGARAEPGAQPRVAGAGLPVAGAVSRHSPEGGADAGAGGLAGRHAGGHRAAAAVAAPEGAEQPGARAPPRRTPLLAAPGPGPGPRLPQQPLPKDLRTLPRALRSPPLELFPLAKGATRSGWSSGGVRCSPGGLGRGSDGVRLGGGGRWAGPIYFPSLYTSVFSGRCSPRPGAPQGRAGRGYLCMGTDSNI comes from the exons ATGAGCTCCCCGGCCGGGCTGCTGTCGGGGGCTGCCTCTCCCAGCGGCGAGGACGGCTTCTTCCCCTTCGTGATGGAGCGGCGGGACTCGTTCCTggggggcggccccgggcccgAGGAACCCGCCGACCTGGCCCTGCAGCTgcagcagaaggagaaggacctGCTGCTGGCCGCGGAGCTCGGCAAGATGCTTCTGGAGCGCAGCGAGGAGCTGCAGCGGCGGCTGGAGGCGCTGAGCGCACAGCACGCGGAGCGGGAGGAA CGGCTGCAGCAGGAGAACCACGAGCTCCGCCGAGGTCTGGAAGCCCGAGGAGCGGAGTGGGAGGCCCGGGCCGTGGAGCTGGAGGGCGACGTGGAGGCCCTGCGCGCGCAGCTGGGGGAGCAGCGCTCCGAGCAGCAGGACAGCGGGCGCGAGCGGGCACGGGCGCTGGGCGAGCTCAGCGAGCAGAACCTCCGGCTCAGCCAGCAGCTGGCGCAG GCCTCCCAGACGGAGCAGGAGCTGCAGCGCGAGCTGGACGGCCTTCGTGGGCAGTGCCAGGCGCAGGCCCTCGCAGGGGCAGAGCTACGGGCACGGCTGGAGAGTCTGCAGGGGGAG AACCAGATGCTGCAGAGCCGCCGGCAAGACCTGGAGGCGCAGATCcgaggtctgagggaggaggtggagcagggccagggccggCTGCGGGCGAACCAtgaggagctgctgctgctgcggcggGAGAGGCGGGAGCACACCCTAGAG CTGGAGCGCGCGCGCGCCGAGGCCGGGGAGGCGTTGAGCGCCCTGCGGAGGCTGCAGCGGCGCGTCTCCGAGCTGGAGGAGGAGTCGCGCCTCCAGGAAGCCGATGTGTCAGGGGCTTCGCTGCAGTCGGAGCTCGCCCACAGCCTGGACGGCGaacaggcccaggcccagggcgcGGAAGGCCGCGCGAGCCCCCCG ACCACGCCATCTCCGGAGACCCAGGAGCCTTGCGCGTCGGAGCCCCCCAGGAAGCGAGCATCCCTGAGCCCGGGGGAGgtgctggaggagaaggaggcGGAAGTGGCCCTGCTGCAGGAtgag GGCGCTCGAGCTGAGCCTGGAGCTCAGCCGCGTGTCGCTGGAGCGGGACTCCCTGTCGCGGGAGCTGTTTCGCGCCATTCGCCAGAAGGTGGCGCTGACGCAGGAGCTGGAGGCCTGGCAG gacGACATGCAGGTGGTCATCGGGCAGCAGCTGCTGTCGCAGCGCCAGAAGGAGCTGAGCAGCCcggggcccgcgccccgccgcgccgcaCCCCGCTTCTCGCTGCGCCTgggcccgggcccggcccgcGGCTTCCTCAGCAGCCTCTTCCGAAGGACCTGAGGACCCTGCCGCGGGCACTGCGCTCGCCCCCTCTGGAGCTCTTTCCGCTGGCCAAAGGAGCGACGAGGTCTGGGTGGTCTTCCGGGGGGGTCCGGTGCTCTccggggggcctgggcaggggctcGGACGGGGTCCGGCTGGGTGGCGGGGGCCGGTGGGCAGGACCTATCTACTTCCCCAGTCTCTACACGTCTGTCTTTTCGGGGcgctgctccccccgccccggcgcgccccagggcagggctgggcgcggCTACTTATGTATGGGGACGGACAGTAATATATGA
- the MMP25 gene encoding matrix metalloproteinase-25, translating to MLGRLVLLLLRLLVPARAPEPRAQDVSLGVVWLTRYGYLPPPDPAQAQLQSPEKLRDALKVMQRFAGLPETGVLDSVTMAAMRKPRCSLPDVMGVAGLVRRRRRYALSGSVWKKRTLTWRVLSFPGNSALHPETVRTLMHHALAAWGIESGLTFQEAASGDPQGADILISFSRAYHNDSYPFDGPGGTLAHAFFPGEHPISGDTHFDDEETWTFGSKDGAAGTDLFAVAVHEFGHSLGLGHSSAPDSIMRPFYQGPVGDPAGYRLSQDDRDGLQQLYGTAPRAPDARPTRRPLPRPAPPPALPPDSPGVPDRCDGNFDAIANIRGETFFFKGPWFWRVQPSGQLVSPQPARLHRFWEGLPAGVQEVQAAYARPPDGRILLFSGPRFWVFQERRLEGAARPLTELGLPPGEPVDAVFSWPLNGKTYLIRQRRYWRYDEAAARPDPGYPRDLSLWEGAPPAPDDVTVGNAGDTYFFKGVHYWRFPKGSVKADAASPQPMGPEWLDCPAPRRPVATTLQPGSCHCRCDLNRAATRLALSPLLSPLLPLLLLGLASR from the exons ATGCTCGGGCgcctggtgctgctgctgctgcggctgcTGGTGCCCGCGCGCGCCCCGGAGCCCCGCGCGCAGGACGTGAGCCTGGGCGTG GTCTGGCTGACCCGCTACGGCTACCTGCCGCCGCCCGACCCCGCCCAGGCCCAGCTGCAGAGCCCGGAGAAGCTTCGAGACGCCCTGAAGGTCATGCAGAGGTTTGCGGGGCTGCCCGAGACAGGCGTTCTGG ACTCGGTGACGATGGCGGCCATGCGCAAGCCCCGCTGCTCCCTGCCCGACGTGATGGGGGTGGCGGGGCTGGTCCGCCGCCGGCGCCGCTACGCCCTGAGCGGCAGCGTGTGGAAGAAGCGAACCCTGACGTGGAG GGTGCTCTCCTTTCCGGGGAACTCGGCCCTGCACCCCGAGACCGTGCGCACCCTCATGCACCACGCCCTGGCCGCCTGGGGAATTGAGTCCGGCCTCACCTTCCAGGAGGCGGCTTCCGGGGACCCCCAGGGAGCCGACATCCTCATCAGCTTCTCCCGGGCCTACCACAATGACAGCTACCCCTTTGATGGGCCGGGGGGCACACTCGCCCACGCCTTCTTCCCGGGGGAGCACCCCATCTCGGGGGACACTCACTTTGATGATGAAGAGACCTGGACTTTCGGGTCTAAAG ACGGCGCGGCGGGGACCGACCTGTTCGCGGTGGCGGTGCACGAGTTCGGCCACTCGCTGGGCCTGGGCCACTCGTCGGCGCCCGATTCCATCATGAGGCCCTTTTACCAGGGCCCGGTGGGCGACCCCGCCGGGTACCGCCTGTCCCAGGACGACCGCGACGGCCTGCAGCAGCTCTACG GGACGGCGCCCCGGGCCCCGGACGCCAGGCCCACTAGGAGGCCCctgccccggccggccccgccccccgcgctgcCCCCGGACAG CCCGGGGGTCCCCGACAGGTGCGACGGGAACTTCGACGCCATCGCCAACATTCGCGGGGAGACCTTCTTCTTCAAGG GGCCCTGGTTCTGGCGCGTGCAGCCCTCGGGACAGCTGGTGTCCCCGCAGCCCGCGCGGCTGCACCGCTTCTGGGAGGGGCTGCCCGCGGGCGTGCAGGAGGTGCAGGCCGCCTACGCGCGCCCCCCCGACGGCCGGATCCTGCTGTTCAGCG GCCCGCGCTTCTGGGTGTTCCAGGAGCGGCGGCTGGAGGGCGCGGCGCGGCCGCTGACCGAGCTGGGGCTGCCCCCCGGCGAGCCGGTGGACGCCGTGTTCTCCTGGCCGCTCAACGGCAAGACCTACCTCATCCGCCAGCGGCGCTACTGGCGCTACGACGAGGCGGCGGCGCGCCCCGACCCCGGCTACCCGCGCGACCTCAGCCTCTGGGAGGGGGCGCCGCCCGCCCCCGACGACGTCACGGTCGGCAACGCAG gtGACACCTACTTCTTCAAGGGCGTCCACTACTGGCGCTTTCCGAAGGGCAGCGTCAAGGCGGACGCCGCCTCCCCGCAGCCCATGGGCCCCGAGTGGCTGGACTGCCCGGCGCCCCGCCGCCCCGTGGCCACCACCCTCCAGCCCGGAAGCTGCCACTGTCGCTGCGATCTCAATCGGGCGGCGACCCGGCTGGCGCTGTCCCCGCTGCTGTCCCCGCTGCTGCCCCTGCTGCTCCTGGGCCTGGCGTCCCGCTGA
- the BICDL2 gene encoding BICD family-like cargo adapter 2 isoform X3 produces the protein MSSPAGLLSGAASPSGEDGFFPFVMERRDSFLGGGPGPEEPADLALQLQQKEKDLLLAAELGKMLLERSEELQRRLEALSAQHAEREERLQQENHELRRGLEARGAEWEARAVELEGDVEALRAQLGEQRSEQQDSGRERARALGELSEQNLRLSQQLAQASQTEQELQRELDGLRGQCQAQALAGAELRARLESLQGENQMLQSRRQDLEAQIRGLREEVEQGQGRLRANHEELLLLRRERREHTLELERARAEAGEALSALRRLQRRVSELEEESRLQEADVSGASLQSELAHSLDGEQAQAQGAEGRASPPTTPSPETQEPCASEPPRKRASLSPGEVLEEKEAEVALLQDEIALQRTELQALREELQRQKELRAQEDPEAALSSALSDRDEAVSKALELSLELSRVSLERDSLSRELFRAIRQKVALTQELEAWQDDMQVVIGQQLLSQRQKELSSPGPAPRRAAPRFSLRLGPGPARGFLSSLFRRT, from the exons ATGAGCTCCCCGGCCGGGCTGCTGTCGGGGGCTGCCTCTCCCAGCGGCGAGGACGGCTTCTTCCCCTTCGTGATGGAGCGGCGGGACTCGTTCCTggggggcggccccgggcccgAGGAACCCGCCGACCTGGCCCTGCAGCTgcagcagaaggagaaggacctGCTGCTGGCCGCGGAGCTCGGCAAGATGCTTCTGGAGCGCAGCGAGGAGCTGCAGCGGCGGCTGGAGGCGCTGAGCGCACAGCACGCGGAGCGGGAGGAA CGGCTGCAGCAGGAGAACCACGAGCTCCGCCGAGGTCTGGAAGCCCGAGGAGCGGAGTGGGAGGCCCGGGCCGTGGAGCTGGAGGGCGACGTGGAGGCCCTGCGCGCGCAGCTGGGGGAGCAGCGCTCCGAGCAGCAGGACAGCGGGCGCGAGCGGGCACGGGCGCTGGGCGAGCTCAGCGAGCAGAACCTCCGGCTCAGCCAGCAGCTGGCGCAG GCCTCCCAGACGGAGCAGGAGCTGCAGCGCGAGCTGGACGGCCTTCGTGGGCAGTGCCAGGCGCAGGCCCTCGCAGGGGCAGAGCTACGGGCACGGCTGGAGAGTCTGCAGGGGGAG AACCAGATGCTGCAGAGCCGCCGGCAAGACCTGGAGGCGCAGATCcgaggtctgagggaggaggtggagcagggccagggccggCTGCGGGCGAACCAtgaggagctgctgctgctgcggcggGAGAGGCGGGAGCACACCCTAGAG CTGGAGCGCGCGCGCGCCGAGGCCGGGGAGGCGTTGAGCGCCCTGCGGAGGCTGCAGCGGCGCGTCTCCGAGCTGGAGGAGGAGTCGCGCCTCCAGGAAGCCGATGTGTCAGGGGCTTCGCTGCAGTCGGAGCTCGCCCACAGCCTGGACGGCGaacaggcccaggcccagggcgcGGAAGGCCGCGCGAGCCCCCCG ACCACGCCATCTCCGGAGACCCAGGAGCCTTGCGCGTCGGAGCCCCCCAGGAAGCGAGCATCCCTGAGCCCGGGGGAGgtgctggaggagaaggaggcGGAAGTGGCCCTGCTGCAGGAtgag atCGCTCTGCAACGGACAGAGCTACAGGCCCTGCGCGAGGAGCTGCAGAGGCAGAAGGAGCTGCGGGCGCAGGAGGACCCCGAGGCGGCGCTAAGCAGCGCCCTCTCGGACCGGGACGAGGCTGTGAGCAA GGCGCTCGAGCTGAGCCTGGAGCTCAGCCGCGTGTCGCTGGAGCGGGACTCCCTGTCGCGGGAGCTGTTTCGCGCCATTCGCCAGAAGGTGGCGCTGACGCAGGAGCTGGAGGCCTGGCAG gacGACATGCAGGTGGTCATCGGGCAGCAGCTGCTGTCGCAGCGCCAGAAGGAGCTGAGCAGCCcggggcccgcgccccgccgcgccgcaCCCCGCTTCTCGCTGCGCCTgggcccgggcccggcccgcGGCTTCCTCAGCAGCCTCTTCCGAAGGACCTGA
- the BICDL2 gene encoding BICD family-like cargo adapter 2 isoform X2 has protein sequence MSSPAGLLSGAASPSGEDGFFPFVMERRDSFLGGGPGPEEPADLALQLQQKEKDLLLAAELGKMLLERSEELQRRLEALSAQHAEREERLQQENHELRRGLEARGAEWEARAVELEGDVEALRAQLGEQRSEQQDSGRERARALGELSEQNLRLSQQLAQASQTEQELQRELDGLRGQCQAQALAGAELRARLESLQGENQMLQSRRQDLEAQIRGLREEVEQGQGRLRANHEELLLLRRERREHTLELERARAEAGEALSALRRLQRRVSELEEESRLQEADVSGASLQSELAHSLDGEQAQAQGAEGRASPPVSPRPPACGWEGCGSPFLPRGRTRSTSLTCAVGEQTTPSPETQEPCASEPPRKRASLSPGEVLEEKEAEVALLQDEIALQRTELQALREELQRQKELRAQEDPEAALSSALSDRDEAVSKALELSLELSRVSLERDSLSRELFRAIRQKVALTQELEAWQDDMQVVIGQQLLSQRQKELSSPGPAPRRAAPRFSLRLGPGPARGFLSSLFRRT, from the exons ATGAGCTCCCCGGCCGGGCTGCTGTCGGGGGCTGCCTCTCCCAGCGGCGAGGACGGCTTCTTCCCCTTCGTGATGGAGCGGCGGGACTCGTTCCTggggggcggccccgggcccgAGGAACCCGCCGACCTGGCCCTGCAGCTgcagcagaaggagaaggacctGCTGCTGGCCGCGGAGCTCGGCAAGATGCTTCTGGAGCGCAGCGAGGAGCTGCAGCGGCGGCTGGAGGCGCTGAGCGCACAGCACGCGGAGCGGGAGGAA CGGCTGCAGCAGGAGAACCACGAGCTCCGCCGAGGTCTGGAAGCCCGAGGAGCGGAGTGGGAGGCCCGGGCCGTGGAGCTGGAGGGCGACGTGGAGGCCCTGCGCGCGCAGCTGGGGGAGCAGCGCTCCGAGCAGCAGGACAGCGGGCGCGAGCGGGCACGGGCGCTGGGCGAGCTCAGCGAGCAGAACCTCCGGCTCAGCCAGCAGCTGGCGCAG GCCTCCCAGACGGAGCAGGAGCTGCAGCGCGAGCTGGACGGCCTTCGTGGGCAGTGCCAGGCGCAGGCCCTCGCAGGGGCAGAGCTACGGGCACGGCTGGAGAGTCTGCAGGGGGAG AACCAGATGCTGCAGAGCCGCCGGCAAGACCTGGAGGCGCAGATCcgaggtctgagggaggaggtggagcagggccagggccggCTGCGGGCGAACCAtgaggagctgctgctgctgcggcggGAGAGGCGGGAGCACACCCTAGAG CTGGAGCGCGCGCGCGCCGAGGCCGGGGAGGCGTTGAGCGCCCTGCGGAGGCTGCAGCGGCGCGTCTCCGAGCTGGAGGAGGAGTCGCGCCTCCAGGAAGCCGATGTGTCAGGGGCTTCGCTGCAGTCGGAGCTCGCCCACAGCCTGGACGGCGaacaggcccaggcccagggcgcGGAAGGCCGCGCGAGCCCCCCGGTGAGCCCCCGTCCACCCGCGTGCGGCTGGGAGGGCTGCGGGTCCCCCTTCCTCCCACGGGGTCGGACCCGCAGCACTTCCCTGACCTGCGCTGTTGGCGAACAGACCACGCCATCTCCGGAGACCCAGGAGCCTTGCGCGTCGGAGCCCCCCAGGAAGCGAGCATCCCTGAGCCCGGGGGAGgtgctggaggagaaggaggcGGAAGTGGCCCTGCTGCAGGAtgag atCGCTCTGCAACGGACAGAGCTACAGGCCCTGCGCGAGGAGCTGCAGAGGCAGAAGGAGCTGCGGGCGCAGGAGGACCCCGAGGCGGCGCTAAGCAGCGCCCTCTCGGACCGGGACGAGGCTGTGAGCAA GGCGCTCGAGCTGAGCCTGGAGCTCAGCCGCGTGTCGCTGGAGCGGGACTCCCTGTCGCGGGAGCTGTTTCGCGCCATTCGCCAGAAGGTGGCGCTGACGCAGGAGCTGGAGGCCTGGCAG gacGACATGCAGGTGGTCATCGGGCAGCAGCTGCTGTCGCAGCGCCAGAAGGAGCTGAGCAGCCcggggcccgcgccccgccgcgccgcaCCCCGCTTCTCGCTGCGCCTgggcccgggcccggcccgcGGCTTCCTCAGCAGCCTCTTCCGAAGGACCTGA